In Pan troglodytes isolate AG18354 chromosome 20, NHGRI_mPanTro3-v2.0_pri, whole genome shotgun sequence, the genomic window CGCCCCCTGTGTGCCAGCGGTAGGAAGTCAGCGGAGAGGTGGCTGTGGGCTGGGTTTGGGAGGTCCGGCTTGGCGACGGTGGGTCCATggttgtgggggggggggggtctcctGGGGGACGAGACAGTGACAGTAGTGCCCAGTGTCTGTCCACATACTGCCCTCATCtcggccccctccccaccctcagctctgcctccaggaatccccctgcccccacctccactcCCTCCCTTACCTTGGTTTCCTGACCAGCCCCAGAATCAGCAGCCGTCTGCACCCCGCCTGGCTTCCTCCCTCGGAACCCAACTCCACGTGACCCTCTctgtcccaccccaccccacagccaGGCTGGGAGGGCACAGTGCGGGCAGGTTGCTGGAGGTTcgagggaggagaagagaggaggtgGGTTACCAGGCTTCTAGCAAGAAGGACCCAGACTGCCTCCCTGACGGGGAGGCAGCACTTGcccctctctctgagcctccgttGCCTTCTCTGCAAAATGAGTACAGGCTGAACAAATGCTGGCGAGAATACAAAGCACCTAGAACTCTAATCCACAGTTGGCCGGAGTGTAGACCCATTCACTCATGTTGGGAAACGGTTTGGCAGGATCTACTAACACTACTAGCTGGATCTTctctgactcagcaattccattgctAGGTAGACGTCCAATAGATATGCCCCCCCAGCACAATGCATAATAGCCCCACATTGGAAGCAGCCCAAGTACCCATTAGTGGGAGAAGGAATAAATTGTGATCTCTTTGCACAGCAGAATATCATACAGCAGTGAGAACAAACTAAAGAATGATTTAACTTGGGTGAATCACAAACAATGTTgagccaaaaccaaaaccaaagccaTAAAATGCCAGTAATctgagctattcaggaggctgagggaggaggatcgcttgaggccaggagttcgaggctgcagtgagctgtgatcacgcctgTGAATAggcagtgcactccagtctgggtgacatagggagacctcatatctaacttttttttttctttttcccctccctgcccccgggagaccccatctctgaaaagcaataataaataaattaaaaaaccccaaaacaatgaAGAGTATACACtttgtgattccatttacataaagtcCTAAAGCAGGCAAAACCATGTCTAACAAGCAGGGTATCAGTTTCTTTTGGAGGCACTGGTGGCTGGGAAGAGGGTACAAGGGGGGCTTCTGGAAGATGGCAAGATTTATTAttactcttattattattaattaatttatttattgagacggagtttcactctgtctcccaggctggtgtgcagtggcacgatcttggctcactgcaatctctgcctcccggattcaagtgattctccctactcagcctcctgagtagctgggactacaggtattcaccaccatgcctgcctaatttttttgtatttttagtagagacggggtttcaccatgttggtcaggctggtcttgaactcctgacctgaaatgatccgcccgccttggcctcccaaagtgctggtattataggcgtaagccaccatgcccggcccttattattattattattatttataaatgagttctataaaaataatatagagctcataaaataaaaatataatatttatattacatagtaatataaataatattatattatacataatatgaatattattattttttgtagatgaggtctgtcatccaggctggagtgcagtggtgccatcatagctctctgtaacctccaactcctgggctcaagagatcctctcgccttagcctcctgagtagctgggactacagctgcatgccaccacacctggctaattaaaaacaattttttttgttgttgttgagatgagggtcttgctttgttgcccaggctgttcttgaactcctggcctcaagtgatcctcccacctcagccccctaagtagctgggataataggcacatgctaccatgcctggcctattttttttaaattgaggtaaaattcatataacacaaatttagcatgttcttttttttttagtaagatttttttttgagacagggtcttgctctgttggccaggctggagtgcagtggcacaatcacagctcactgcattctcgacctcctgggctcaagcgatcctcctacctcaggctcttgagtagctgggactacaggtgcatgctacctggctaatttttaactttttgtttgtttgttttttgtagagatggggcctcactattttgcccatgcttgtcttgaactcctgggctcaagcaatcctcatgcctcagcctcccaaagtgctgggaatacaggaatagcatgagcctctgtgcccagagaGACGaagccttgttctgtcacccaggcaggagtgcagtggctattcccAGGCATGATtgtgggtcactgcaaccttgaattcccgggctcaggcaatcctcctgcctcagcctcctgagtagctgggactgcaggtgcatgccaccatgcctggctaattttaatttttttttttttttgtaaagagacagggtctcactatgttgcccaggctggtctcctactcctgggctcaggcagtcctcctgcttcagcctctgtagtggctgggactgcagatgtgtgccaccacgcttggcttaACATGTTCTATTTCTTGAGCTGGGTCCTGGTTACATGGCTGTGTGCTgttgtgaaaattcatcaagctgtgcCCTTGGGAGCACTTTCTTGTATCTCTGTTAGGCTTCCACAGATGTTTACTTGAAAGCCAGAGGTAAGTAAGTGCCATTCTGAGGAATAAATGAGTCAGCATAAATCCGGTCCAGGAGCCGAGTACCAGCTGGCCCCTCTCCctctgtgtgacctcagacaagtcatttcctctctctgagcctcggtttccttatTTGTACAAGATGATAATATCAGTTTCAAAAGATTCATGTAAGCCTTTGTCTAGTCAACAAATGTTTCCCGAGTGCCTATTACATGCTAGGTGCTGGAGAGGCCGCAGAGAACTAACCAAACTTGGTTTCTGCCTTCCTGGAGCTCACAGATGATGGAGGTAGATAAGATCCTAAACTCATACGTGAGACATTTCTAGCTGGTAAGGAGGACCTAGAAGGAAATAGGCTGCAGTGAATGCTGAGCAAAAATGCCACTCTTTGAGCTGGAAAAATCAGGGAGGACttccctgaggaggtgacatttgcaGCCATTTGTATCTAGCAGATGGAGTCCACTATGTCTGTGTAACAAGCATTCCAAAAGTGCCAATGAATTAACATGTCCCTGAGAGCAGCCCTCACCTAATAACTGGTGGGAATTAGTGTATAAATACCCCAGTTCCCTCAACCCTTGTGTGGGATGACTCAGGTATGTGTCCTATGCTCTCCCCCAGGGCTTCCAAGTGAGACTGAGCTCTCTTGCCTACAGTGGAAACTTGCTTGAAAACACATTATTCCCTGGCTGCCTCCAGTTCCCTGCATCGGTACCTGGGTTGTTCacctctctattttttctttttcttttttttttccttccttccttccttccttccttcctcccttcctccctttctcccttctttcctctttctttcgttctttctttcttccttcctttctttttttttttctttgagacaagctcttactctcttctccaggctggtgtacagtgacgcaatcatggttcactgcagcctcgacctcccagcccaagcaatcctcccacctcagcctccggagtagctgggactgcaggcacacaacattgtacctggataattttttctttttttgagacagggtctcgctctgtctcccaggctggagtgcagtggtgtgatttcagctcactgcaacctctgcctcctaggcccaagtgatcctcctacttcaagtgtgtgccaccactcctggctaattttttgtatttttgttagagacgggattttgtcatgttggccaggctggtcttgaactcccgagctcaggcgatccaccctcctcagcatcccaaaatgctgggattacaggcatgagccaccgtgcctggctatgcctggataatttgaaattttttttttgcagagatgagatttcactctattgcccaggttgttttcgaactcctgagctcaggtgatcccctcacctcagcctcccaaagtgctgggattacagatgtgagctgctgtgccctgCCCTGGGATCTCCTCTCAATAAACTACTTGTACTGGAATTATTGTCTTAAGGTCTGCTTTTGGGAAGACCCAAACTAAGACAATGCATGATGATGCATGAACAGAGACTTTGTTTCCATGCTGTCTTTATTGGAGGTCTGTGGCTGGCAGGGTCCTTGGGGGTGGCTCCCTCCTGGATCTCTCAGAGACACTCCTGGCAGGTCTTGGCTTCACAGTCTGGAAAAAGACAAGGGAGTGTGAGGCTTGGGGGTGGTTGTGGTGTGTGGCTGGGTCTGCCCTTCTGGTGGTGGAACCCTGGATCAGGGAGGGGACAGTGGCCCAAAGTGAGAGAGTGAGGACAAAGCCAACTATAGGCCGAGATGGATGTGCTAGTCAATAGCTTAATGAAATGGAGTGGCAGTATGTAGGTAGCACGAGATTGTCCAGGTGTGATTCTAAAATTGTTTTAGTGATGGCGATCAAGGGCTGGGATGAGGTCATCAGGTCAGAGTTGTGCTGGCATAAGAGTTGTCATCAGGGGTTAAGGAGTCAGGGACGAAACAAGCAACCTCAGAGTTGAGATTGTCTGGACAGAGAATTGCAACACACAGGATTAAGGACTGGACAGAGGTTGTGAAGGCAAAAGGTCACAGCCTAGGTTCATGTTGTGTGGACAGAGGGCCTTCGGGTAGGGGCAGGGGTGAGGTCAAGGTTCGGCGGGCCAGGATGAGGTGGTGCAGCCTGACAGGTTGTGACTTGGGTAGACAAGTcatgaaggccaggctgaggttGTGAGGGCAGAGGGGCTGTTGGCAGGTGTCAGGGTCCACGCCCTGGCTGGAAAGGTAGAGGTATTAGGAGCTGGGGAAAGGACAGGCTGGCTGGGTCTGGGGCTGAGCTGAGGCTGCATAGGCAGAAGTCACAGGATCAGGGATGTTGCCCGCAGAGTGACCCGCAAAGGCTGGGCCTAGGTTTCCTGAATAGACGTGCCGCCGGGAAGTTGGGGGCCTGGCTGAGGCTGTGCGGGCACAGCTGTTACAGGCAGGGGGCAGGGGCCTCGTGGAGCTTGTGTAGACGGAGGGGCGGCGGGCCGTGTAGTGCAGGCTGCGAAGACTCACCGCGGTGAAGTGCGGCCAGGTGCGCAGCAGGTCGAAGAGCGCGTCGCCGGGGCAGTCGGTGCGCACCAGCTGGCGGTGGCCCAGCAGCGCGTAGTCTGGCCGCAGGAGGCCGGCGCGCACCGCACAACTCGGGAGCGTGTCGCGCACCGTGCGCAGAGCGGCCTCGGTGGGCAGCGCCGCGGTGTAGTTGCCCACTATGGCCACGCCGAAGCCCCGGGAGTTGTGGCCGAGCGTGTGGGCGCCCACCCAGTGCCAGCCGCGTCCCTCGTACACGTAGCCGTCCGAGCCCACCACGAAACTGCAGAGGGGAGGGAGAAGCAAGCACCATGCGGCGTGAGGGGGACCCGGGCCCTTATCCGCTCCTCTCCCCGATTCTGTTGGTGTGCCAAGGGCCACCGACCCCAAGACCCGCGCGGTCGCGCTGCCTGTGTCCCATCCAGCTCTGTTCCACTCTCACACCAGCTGCCACTCCAGGACCGTTCGGTTTCTCTGGATCCGCCCTTCAGTACTGGCACGCCCCTTTCTGCCCTTCTCCTCCCCACCTCTGCCTTTTCTCAAGCCCAGTTCTTGCCCAATTCAGAGCGCTTTtctgtttttggggttttttttctttccttccttcctttcttccttcctttcttccttccttctttcttttttttttttttttttgatggagtttcactcttgtcgctgaggctgaagtgcaagggcgcgatctcggctcactgccacctccacctcccgagttcaagcgattctcctgcctcagcctccggagtagctgggattacaggtgcccgccaccacgcccatctaatttttttttaatttttatttttagtagagacggtgtttcgccatgttggccaggctggtctcgaactcctgacctcaggttatctgccctcctcggcctcccaaagtgctgggattacaggcgtgagccactgtgcccagccttctcccctcccctcgccacccctcccttcttcccttcccttcccttttggagacggagtttcgctcttgtagcccaggctggagtgcaacgacgcgatctcggctcactgcaacctccgcttcccaggttcaagtgattctcccgtctcagcctcccgactagctgggattacaggcatgcaccaccacgcccggctaattttgtatttttagtagagacggggtttctccatgttggccaggctggtctagaactcccgacctcaggagatccacccgcctcagcctcccaaagtgctgggattacaggcgttagccaccgctcgcggcctccttcttcttttcgagacgggttctcgctctgtcactcaggctagagtgcagagatGCGATCATAACTCACTcaagcctcgaactcctgggctctagcgatcctcccaccttagcctgccgagtagctgggactacaggcgcgcaacaccatgcccagctttttttttttttttttttttttttgagacggagtctcgctctgtcgcccaggctggagtgcaatggcgcgatctcggctcactgcaggctccgcctcccgggttcacgccattctcctgcctcagcctcccaagtagctgggactacaggcgcccgccatcacgcctggctaatttttttgtatattttagtagagacggggtttcaccgtgttagccaggatggtctcaatcttctgacctcgtgatcctcccgcctcggcctcccaaagtgctgggattacaggcgtgagccactgcgcctggcctttttaagtttttttttgtttatagagatgggtggtgtgtgggggggtgtcttcctatattgctcaggctggtctcgaactcctgggctccagcgatcctctcttctcagcctcccaaagtggtgagattacaggcgggagccaccgcaccaggcctccTTGTCTGTTTTAGGCCATCTCTGCCTGGCCCCAGACCCAGACTCTGCCACAGGTCCCGCTCCTCTCCCAGATCCCGCCTCCTGTACTAGTTCTGTACCCTGACTCGAGTCCCATGATTTAGCTATTCCCGGTCCCTATTAAGGCCCCGCCCCTAGCCTAAGCCACGCCACCTCTCCAACTTTGCTCTACCTATCAGGACTCCTCCTTGGTCTTGCCAGCTTTCCTCGGGTTCAAGCCCGGTCCCCTGCATCAGGCTCCGCCCACTCAGACCCCATCCCCGAACGtgggccccgccccctccccggtCGGGCCCCTCCTACCTGTAGCCGATGTCTCCCCAGCCTTGCGTGTCCTGGTGGTAGCGCTGCATGGAGCGCATGTTGGCTGCGCAGCGCGTGAAGTCCGTGCAGGGTGGTGCAGGCACGTAGGTGTGATGCACGTACAAGAATCCCAGCGGCAGCTGCAGCAGCTTCGGGCGGCCCCGATAAGGCGCCGCTCCCCAGCGGCAGCGGGGGTGGATGGCCGGGCATCCTACAGGCAAGGGGGTTGAAGGCTGGGGTCAGGAACTGTTTCTCTGCCTGTTCCTCCACCCGCATTAAAGCGCACATACAGACcatccctcagcctcctctcAGATTTGGAAAGGGTCCAATCTCACCCCACATTGGTCCTCCCTGGGGACCAACTAACTATACTCAactaaatctattttatttttattaaaaaaaattgggggtGGGCCGGACGTAGTGGgtctcacctgtagtcccagcagtttgggaggacgaggtgggtggatcacttgaggtcaggagtttgagaccagcctggccaacatggtgaaacccggtctctactaaaaatacaaaaatcaaccaggcatggtggcacatgcctgtaatcccagctacttgggaagctgaggcatgagacaacttgcttgagcctgggaggtggaggtcgcagtgagctgagattgtgctattgcacaccagcctgggtgacagagcaagactctgtccccccaaaaaaaaattgggggtgggggcaggcatggtggctcactcctgtaatcaatcccacactttgggaggcgaggtgggtggattgcttgagcccaggagttcaaggccagcctgggcaacatagtgagacctcattttctagaaaaaaagaaatcagatttcccaaagcaatctacagattcaatgcaatctctatcaaaatatcaatgtcatttttcacagaattagacaaaACTACCCTGAAATTCGCaaggaaccaaaaatgagcccaaatagcaaaagcaattctaagcaaaacgAGCctggtatcacattacctgacttcaaattatactacaatactatagtaaccaaaacagcatggtactgttacaaaaatagacacatagaccaatggaatgaaatagagaacCCAAagtaaagctgcacacctacaaacAATAATTTTCAACTAAgtcgacaaaaataagcaatgggaaaaggactgcctattcagtaaatggtgctaatggtgctgggacaactggccaaccatatgcagaagaatgaaactggacccctaactcttaccatatacaaaaattaactcaaggacagatgcgctggctcacgcctgtaatcccagcaattttggaggctgaggtgggtggatcacctgaggtcaagagtttgagaccagcctggccaacatggtgaaacctcgtctctactaaaaatacaaaaattagccgggcatggtggtaggtacctgtaatcccagctatgtgggaggctgagtcaggagaattgcttgaacccaggaggcagaggttgcagtgagctgagatcacatctttgcactccagcctgggcaacagagcaaaaactctgtctcaaaaaaaaaaaaaaaaaaattactcaagatagattaaagacttacatgtaagacctgaaactctaaaataccagaagaaaacctaaggaAAACGCTTCTGAACATTGggctaggcaaagaattcatgactaagacctcaaaagcacagagcaaaagaaacaaagtagacaaatgggacttaattaaaccaaaaagcttctgcacaccaaagaTATAATCAACAGAACGAACAGAcaaccttcagaatgggagaaaatatttgcaaactatgcactgGTATgggactaatacccagaatttacaaggaactcaaacaattcaagaaagaaaagaaagaaagaaagaaaaagaaagaaacccactAAAAAGCGGGCAAAAGAcattaatagacatttttcaaaagaagatatacacatggccaaTAGGCAaaggaaaacatgctcaacatcaccaatcatcagagaaatgcaaattaaaaccacaatgagatatcatcttactctaatcagaatagctattattaaaaagacagaaaagccgGGTgatggctcacgactgtaaccccagcactttgggaggctgaggtgggtggatcacctgaggttaggagtttgagaccagcctgggccaacatggtgaaactctgtctctactaaaaatacaaaaattagccgagcatggtggcaggcacctgtaatcccagctacttaggaggctgaggcaggagaaacgcttgaacccaggaggtggaggttgcagtgagccgagattgtgccattgcactccagcctgggagacaagagtgaaactctgtctaaaaacaaaacaaaacaaaacaataataataataataataataaatcggAACtatcattcaatccagcaatcccactactggatatctacccaaaggaaaataaatcattatattaaaaagatacctgcattCACATGTTGATcagggcactattcacaatagcaaaggtaaGAAAttaacttaagtgtccatcaaaagagaattggataaagaaaatatgatatatattacagGCCTGGATGGCTCTGGGTCTGAGAGCCCTGGACGAAGGTCAGGCCCAGGTTTCCAGCTAGGGTGATTGCCAGGAGGTTGTCTACAGTGGTCGGCAggaaatggaatactactcagccgtaaaaaatgacataatgtcggctgggcatggtggctcacgcccataatcctagcactttgggaggccgaggtgggtggatcacgaggtgaggagatcgagaccaccctgataaaatggtgaaactccgtctctactaaaaatacaaaaaattactcagacgtggtggcacatgcctgtagtcccagctactcgggaggctgagacaggagaattgcttgaacccaggaggcggaggttgcagtgagctgagattgtgccactgcactccagcctgggcaacagagagagactcaaaaaaaaaaaaaaaaaaaaaaagaagaaagaatgtcttttgcagcaacatggatggaactggaggccattatctcaAGTGAAACAAGTCaaacacagaaaggcaaatactgtaagttctcacttgtaaatgggagctaaataatgtgtatgcATGGATGTAACGTTTGGAAAGATAGATAGTGGAAATTCAGAagggtgagggagagagaggagggaggatgaTGACAGATTGCTTAATGGGTTGATGTATGTTATTGGAGTGATGGGTACCTAAAAGCCCAGACTTGACCACTATGCAATCTATGTGAGAAACAAGGTTacacttgtaccccataaattaatgcaaataaatataatgaagcaaaacaaaattagatGAACTCCTATTCATCCCTCAAGGCCCAACTCTGGCATTTCCTCACCTGTGCAGCTGTCCCACCCACCCCCGACCAGATCCCTTATTGCCCCCTCTGGACTCTCCTAGTCCTCAACTTCCCTGAATATATGGGGTGGGGGTGTCTGTATCTGTAATGGGAAGGATCACAGGGTGTGGGGAACTTCCTCACCCAGGAAGGCCTCAGTGAACTCCTTGGTAGCATTGGCAGCCACCTGGGCCAGCTGTTCTTGGCTCATGCACTGAAGCTGGAGGTGTACTGGCTCCAGCCTCTGTAGAAGGACAAGGGTTCCCCACACCTGCTGGGCCAGGATGGAGGCTGAAGTCAGAGCAGCACCATTCTGCCGTCGGAAGTTGCTGCGGAACCCTGGGTCTCTGGCCACCCCAGCCCCATAGTACTGGCTCAGCAAGTGGCTGAGGGATGGCTGGGGCTCAGGAGTCCGGCTCAGGTAGTCTCCAAGGATGACCCCATCCAGGGCGCCATTGAGGAAGGCCATGGTTAACAGAGATGCCTTGGGGTCCAGAAGCATAAAGGTCCGAGGGGCAGAGAGCTGGTCCCAGCAGCCTTCAGTTCCCAGGTCTGGATGTCTCTGGGTCTGGGAACCTCGGAGGAAGGTCAGGCCCAGGTTTCCAGCCAGGGTGACTGCCAGGAGGCTGTCCACCA contains:
- the PGLYRP2 gene encoding N-acetylmuramoyl-L-alanine amidase isoform X2 gives rise to the protein MAQGVLWILLGLLLWSDPGTASLPLLMDSVIQALAELEQKVPAAKARHTASAWLMSAPNSGPHNRLYHFLLGARSLNATELDPCPLSPELLGLTKEVARHDVREGKEYGVVLAPDGSTVAVEPLLAGLEAGLQGRRVINLPLDSMAAPWETGDTFPDVVAIAPDVRATSSPGLRDGSPDVTTADIGANTPDATKGCPDVQASLPDAKAKSPPTMVDSLLAVTLAGNLGLTFLRGSQTQRHPDLGTEGCWDQLSAPRTFMLLDPKASLLTMAFLNGALDGVILGDYLSRTPEPQPSLSHLLSQYYGAGVARDPGFRSNFRRQNGAALTSASILAQQVWGTLVLLQRLEPVHLQLQCMSQEQLAQVAANATKEFTEAFLGCPAIHPRCRWGAAPYRGRPKLLQLPLGFLYVHHTYVPAPPCTDFTRCAANMRSMQRYHQDTQGWGDIGYSFVVGSDGYVYEGRGWHWVGAHTLGHNSRGFGVAIVGNYTAALPTEAALRTVRDTLPSCAVRAGLLRPDYALLGHRQLVRTDCPGDALFDLLRTWPHFTATVKPRPARSVSERSRREPPPRTLPATDLQ
- the PGLYRP2 gene encoding N-acetylmuramoyl-L-alanine amidase isoform X1 — its product is MAQGVLWILLGLLLWSDPGTASLPLLMDSVIQALAELEQKVPAAKARHTASAWLMSAPNSGPHNRLYHFLLGARSLNATELDPCPLSPELLGLTKEVARHDVREGKEYGVVLAPDGSTVAVEPLLAGLEAGLQGRRVINLPLDSMAAPWETGDTFPDVVAIAPDVRATSSPGLRDGSPDVTTADIGANTPDATKGCPDVQASLPDAKAKSPPTMVDSLLAVTLAGNLGLTFLRGSQTQRHPDLGTEGCWDQLSAPRTFMLLDPKASLLTMAFLNGALDGVILGDYLSRTPEPQPSLSHLLSQYYGAGVARDPGFRSNFRRQNGAALTSASILAQQVWGTLVLLQRLEPVHLQLQCMSQEQLAQVAANATKEFTEAFLGCPAIHPRCRWGAAPYRGRPKLLQLPLGFLYVHHTYVPAPPCTDFTRCAANMRSMQRYHQDTQGWGDIGYSFVVGSDGYVYEGRGWHWVGAHTLGHNSRGFGVAIVGNYTAALPTEAALRTVRDTLPSCAVRAGLLRPDYALLGHRQLVRTDCPGDALFDLLRTWPHFTAVSLRSLHYTARRPSVYTSSTRPLPPACNSCARTASARPPTSRRHVYSGNLGPAFAGHSAGNIPDPVTSAYAASAQPQTQPACPFPSS